The nucleotide window TCTTATGGAATAGGTGAAAAAGAGCATGCTTTTGTAAAGACCATTGATAGAGTAAAACTGGGTGAGTTTGTCTTAGATAATTGTTCATTGGATTTTACAAGTTTTCAGTATGATGATATAAATGGTCTGATAGGATTGGATTTATTAATAGAAGCTGGATTTATAATTGATTTAAAGAAACTAAAGAAACTAAAAATGTACCTGCAAGAATGACTTGCGGGATTTTTTTATAAAAAAGGAAGGGAACCCCTCAAAGGCTTCTTATGCAAACGATATATGAAAGACTTTGCCCTTATGAGCTGCTCGCCGCCCTGGCTCTCTAAGTAAGTCTTTGTAAAAGGTTTATTTACAAGAGGTGATAGAATGCAGATTGAATATTTATGTGACAATAAACAATATGTGGATATAGTTGTAAAATGGATATATAATGAATTTATTGATGGAATTAGGTCTGGAATTTCCTGCGAAAAAGTTGAAGAGAGTTTTAGAAATAGGAAAAAGGAGTTTCTGCCAATAACAGTAGTAGCTGTAGAAAACAAAGTTTGTATTGGTGTAGCATCATTGGTCGTAAATGATTTAAAGGCTAAGGAATATGCTCCTTGGTTGGCAGGTCTTTATGTTGACAAAGAATATAGGAACAAAGGAATCGGAAAAGTTTTAGTTGAAGAAATTCAATCTATTGCAAGTAGACTTGGATATGATATTTTGTATTTGAGAACAGAACATGCTTCTGAGTATTATAAAAATCTTGGTTGGGAATTTGTTGAAAGACTTATAGACGAGTTTGGGCTTGAAACAAGCATATTTTTAAAAAGTTTATAGGGAAAGTCTCTGAAGAAAAACGCCTACGCCATCCAGGGCTCCAGTTGGGCAAAGTCCATCATATATCAACACATGCTCGTAAAGGTACGGATAGAAATTCATGTAGAATTGCTTCGAGGGACATCCCATGTAGAAGAACCGTACCACACCGCTTCACCGGCCACACAGCGGCACTTACTGGTTATCCTCTGGGGTCCAGTTCAGACGGCGTCGGTCATGTACACGTTATATGGAATCGCAAGGGTTGACCGACATATCGTATGGCGGGGTTGAGGTATGGCTTACTTGACAATGTATAAATATAGTGGAGGTTTGAAGATGAGAGATATTAATTATCAAAATTATTTTTGGCAAAATGAAATAGTCCGTTTGCGAGCAGTAGAGGAAGGGGATTGGGAAGTGCACTACTATAACCGCTTTGATTCAGAATCAAGAAGACTTTTGGATTATGAAGTTGAACTTCCGCCAACAGTACAAGAAGCTAAAGATTTGATATGTAAGTTTATAAATTTTACACCAGGTACTGGACGTATAATGTTTACTATTGAAACTCTTGATGGTGTAAATGTTGGAGGGTTAAATCTAAATTCAGTAGATGAAAGAAATGGAACGTTTTCTATTGGGATGCAAATAGATCAGAATCACAGAGGCAAAGGTTATGGGACTGCTGCAATGAAAATTTTATTCAAGTATGCATTCCATGAAAGAAGGTTAAATAAATATTATGGAAGTATTCTAGATGGAAACATTGCATCAGGAACAATGTTGAAAAAATTAGGTTGTAAGGAAGAAGGACGAAGACGCCAGATGGTTTATTCAAATGGTAGATATTATGATGAGATTCTTTTCGGACTAACAAAAGAAGAATTTGAAGAAGCAAATAAATAAGCGTTTTTTGAGGGAACGACGTCCTGTCGTTCTCTGAATATAGGGTCTTGCGACTTCATATAACAAGGCGTCTCCGCAAGGGCTTCGAGGGAAAGAGCATGAAGAAGGCTCTTCGAGGTCATTCCATGAAGAATGACTCAGTCACGGCCTGGAAGCTAACGGACGTCGCCGTAAGCTTCCAGGCCGTCGGAGACGCGGGACGTTAGTCGAAATACACCGAAAACCGCACATCCATGTGCGGATTGTACGAGAAGAGCTTTGAAGGATTATTATAAAGAGGTAAGGGCTTAAATGAAGGATCAAACAGTTTGTATGACGTATTTTACAATTATTGGCGATATTAATCTTGATGAGGTGTCAAGTATTCTAGGAATAAAGAATACAGGAGGTCATTCAATAGGTGAAAAGAAAAAGCATGGTCCAGGTTTATATGATTGGGCTGCTTGGCAATATGGGACTGGTTATATTGAAACATTGTTAGCTGACGAACAGGCAGAAATAGTAGTAGCACCATTATTGTCTAAAGTTGATGAGTTGCTATTAATAAAAGAACGGTATGATTGCTGGTTTATCCTTATGCAAGTTCCAAAGATTGAGAATGGAAATACTCCTGCTTTAGGCTTTAAAAAAGATGTAATTGAGTTTTGTGCAAAAACTGGCACAGAGATTCAAATTGACTTATATGCTAACCCATACAGTTCAGAATTTGATAGTGAATAGTAAAATGAAGTTTTTCTGAGGGATAGCCGTCCATGGCTCTCTCTGAACAAGGGGGCGGTGTACTTCGACTAACAATCCATTTACATAAAGGGCAAAGCATTCAGAATGCCGGTGGAGCAGGGCATGAGGTCATTCGTGCGTCAAGCCAAGTTCAACATCATCTTGCAGGGTGAAAGTCCCTGTTGGGAAGGCCTAGCCAGTCACCTATATCGAGTGTTGCATTGAAGCTGGTAACAGTTAAATGAAGCGTACAAAGAGAACTATGTAGGTAAAAAGGGAAACCGTATTCACTGAAGCATATTAAGCCCCGTAAACTCGTTAAATGCAAATGACGATGTGGTGGATGACACAGAAGTCAACACAATGGATTTGCAAAGGCAAGAATCAGGAGGATCTGTCGGGGTCAAAGAACGTGACATGTATAGAGAGAAGATGTTGAAAACTTGAACACGTAGCTGGCAAAGGAAACATTGTCCGGACTGGGGGACTGGATAAACAATGCAAACCTCACTGCTGGGAATAGCAATTAAAGCAAAACAAGATAAGAAATACAAATTTGGCAACTTATACGAACTCATAAACAAACAAGCTCTGCATGAGGCGTGGAAGAGGATTAACAAAAGTTCAGCTGCTGGAGTGGATAAAGAAACAGCAAGGGAATTCAGAGAACACATTGAAGAAAATATTGAAGAGATGGTAGAAGAATTCAAAAGCAAGAAATACAAAGCGAAGTTGGTAAAAAGAGTTTGGATGCCAAAAGGGCAAAATGACAAAAGACCGTTAGGATTGCCGACATTACGAGATAAGATAATCCAAAGAGCAGTCTCCGATATATTGGAAGCTATATTTGAGCAGGACTTTATTAACGATAGCTATTGGATATAGACCAGGGAAGAATGCACATCAAGCTATAGACGCCATCAAAGAAGAGCTTAGAGGTAAATATAATTATGTAGTAGAAGCAGACATAAATGGATTCTTTAACAACATAGACCATAACCTGGTTAATAAGGATGTTGGAAGTACGAATAAAGGACAAGCAATTCATAAGGCTTATAAAGAAATGGTTAAAAGCAGGAGTATTGACCAGTATTGACCGAAGATGGAGAAATAGAAAAGCCATTCAATGGATGCCCGCAAGGGTCTGTAATAAGTCCGATACTTGCGAATATTTACCTACACTATGTATTAGATTTATGGTTCGAGAAAGCAATAAAGCCGAAGTGTGAAGCTGAGGCTTACTATTGCAGATCGGCTGATGATTTTATCTGTGGATTCCGAAACAAAAGTGATGCAAATAGCCTAATGAACATATTAGGAGCAAGACTGCAGAAATTTGGTTTGGAACTGGCAAAAGAGAAGACTGGGATGGTGGTATTCTCAAGATTTAAGAAGCATTTAAATACTAAATTCAGTTTTCTAGGATTCGATTTCAGGTGGGTGCTATCGAGAAAGGGAAAGGACTATATACGAAGGGAAACGAATCCCAAAAGAATGACGAAATCATTAAAAGCCTTTGCAACATAGTGCAAGAAAAACAGGAATAAAAGAATCAAAATGGTAGTGGAAATGGTGAATATGAAGTTGAAAGGCTATTTTAATTATTATGCTATATAAGGAAATAGCCATAAAATCAACAGATTTTATGATATAGCTGTTAGGACGTTGTATAAATGGATGAATAGAAGAAGCCAAAGGAAAAGCTTTATTTTTGAAGAATTCAAGGAAAAGATGAAACACTACGGATTGATAAAACCGAGGATAAAGAAAAGTTTGTACAAGCAATTGAGTATTGAAGATTATTGTTTTGTTTGAAGCGGAAGCGAGTGTAATTGAAGAGCCCGGTGCGGTAATTCCGCACGCTGGGATCTGTACGGGGTGTGCTGGGTAACTGGCACGTCTACCGTGACTGCCCAGATCCATTCGTTGAGGGCGTGGCCCACGAGGGGCCAACTCATGGACTTTGCAAATGTACACGTTCTCTGAAATCCTTTTAAATAAAGTGCTGATTTAAGTGATGTTTTAAAAGGCATCAAGTTAAATTTTGTTTGATATTACACATAAAATGAACTCAAATACAGTTTTAGAGAGGAGCAAAACTCTATGTTGAATATTGTAAATTCGAGAAGAATAGTGTTAGATTTGGCAGTGACTCTGGATGGATTTATCGAAGGTCCAAAGGGAGAAGTTGATTGGTGTATAATGGATCAAGATATGGGTTTTACCGATTTCTTGGATAGTATAGATACAATTTTTTATGGTCGTAAAAGTTATGACTTATGGGGACAATATATTCCAGATGATGGGGCTTGTGAGTCAGAAAAAGAAATTTGGAAGTTAGTTCATAGTAAAAGGAAATATGTATTTTCGAAGACTCTTACAGAAATTGATGGAAAGGCAATACTGATTAATGAACATTTACAGCATGAGGTGGAAAAAATAAAAAAAGAACCCGGTAAAGACATTTGGCTGTATGGAGGAGCAAGCCTTGTGACAACATTTATAAATTTAGGACTTATTGATGAATATAGATTGTCTGTTCACCCTGTAGTTTTGGGATCAGGTAAACCTTTGTTTAGTAATATAACTCAGAGAATAGAGCTTAATCTTATTAATATAAAGAGATTTACCTCCGGAGTAGTACAACTTTTTTATCATCCAAACTGATTGAAGCAATCATGGTGATGAAGTAACTGTTTTTTTATATATTCTGCACCCAGTGAAGGGTTTAATAGTGCTCATTTGGAATATAGTGTCGGCGGACTTCAGAGAACAAAATCTTCCCGTTCGTTCCGGGCGAAAAGCATGCCCTCCACATATCCCCAAGCCTAACCGAGGCGGAGGCACCCCTAACCTAAGATATGAGCTATCTAAGACTGGGTGCACCTCCTGTAAGGCTTGGGGACGGCGGGAAGACGAGACGTTATGTGAAAAGTGGTGCGTTAAGCTGGGCTGACGCGGGCTTTTTACGGCTAATAGGACAACATTATTATTAAAAAGATCGGAATGAAATTACAATGGGGAAGGGCTCGTGAGAAGGGGCATGAAGCAGTTCGCTGGAGCATGAACACGAAGAAGGACTCGCCACATTCCTTCACCGGGCCAAAGGCCGCCAAAGAAGAAATGCTCTGCGGGTCCGGTTCAGGAACATCGTGAATCAAAACGTTAGGCGAAAAACCACGCATAGACCGCGACATCGTGTCGCGGATTTTAAAAACATCGTAATAAATGCATTATTAAAGGAGAAGAATATGATAAATAAGATTATTACAAGCAGGATGCAAGAATCAGATATTACCCAAGCCCTAAAAATTTGGGGAGAACAATATGGTCGTCATTGTAGTAGTGAAGCATACCCTGATCATTGGAAAAAAAACACAAGAGAAATAGAAGAGTTTTTAAAGCGTAAGGTTGAAAGTAGAACTGGTATCGTTGCTAAGCTAGATAACAGTTTAATTGGGTACTTAACATATGATGAATTTCCGTTTAATGGCGAAAAGTCGGTATTCTGTCCATCAATAGCACATGCTGCCGTTGAGGAATATAAGGAAGAAGCATATTTATCTTTATATAAAAGTATTTCCAAAGAGTGGGTAGATACGTATATCTATAATCATATGTGGACAATCAACTATAATGATACTAAACTTAGGGATATTTTATACGATTTGGGTTTTGGTTCTTACTTAATTGATGCATTCACCATCACAGATAATAAGATATATAGTAATTCACCATATGAGATTAGAAGGGCCGAATTGCAGGACGTTGAAATATTATATAGTTTGGTAGAGGAATCAAGACAATACTACCATTCAGCTCCTCTTTTCCTGAAAAGAGACCAAAGTTCAAAAAATGAAATACTAGAAATTATACAAAAAGGCAATGTATTTATCGCATGGGAAGATAATAAAGCAATAGGATTTATTAATGTAAGTGTATCTAAAAGGGATAATATTATTGATTTGTCTGTAAGTAATAGCGGTTTGATTGATGAGATAGGTGCGTACATACAGCCAGAATACAGAGGCAAGGCACTGGGTAAAGAACTGTTAAAAAATGTATTTGACTATTGCAATAAAAATGACATAAAAAGTGTACACGTTGATTTTGAAACAGGGAATTTATTTGCTAACAAGTTTTGGAGGAAGTATTTTAATCCAATGCTTATATCGGTTAGAAGAACTATAAATAAGAACATTAACGATTGATTTTCATGAAATGAGATGCTAGGGGACGACATCCTATTGTCCTCTCGTTACGGGGGACATGGTTCATCACCTAACAAGTCCATTTTCGTAAAGGGCAAAACATGTAGAACGTTCTCTGGAGTATGAGCATGAGGTCATCCTGCCCGCATCGCTTCATCGGGTGCAAGCACCGCCAAGGGGTATTCCTTATGGGTCCGATTCAGCGATGGCCGCAAATGGCGGACGCTAGGCGAAAGACCATGAGTTATTGCGACGTTGTGTCGCATGATTTTTAGAAGGGTTTTGCAAGAAAAAATTATGGGGTGGTTTTATGAGAATATCTATAAAATATGCTGAATTTGTGGATTTAGAGTATCTTTTAAAAAATGATAAACATATAAGTAAAGAAATGCTTGAAAAAAAGATTGGGGAAAAAGAAGTAATTACAATTCGTGTTGATGACAATTTAGTAGGGTGGCTGAGATATAATTACTTTTGGGATAATACACCATTTATGAATATGTTGTATTTTGATGAAAGCTATAGACAAAAAGGATTAGGTTCAAAAGTTGTTTATTATTGGGAAAAGGCTATGAAGGAAAAGGGATATACAAGGGTTATGACATCAACATTGGCAAATGAACAAGCTCAGTTTTTTTATAGAAAACAAGGTTATAAGGATGCTGGATGTTTATTACTTGAAAACGAAGCCCTTGAAATATTATTTACTAAAAATATATGAGTACTATACTTGGGTTATGTATTAAGGCCACCACATACGTGTGGCTCTTGCTTCGCGGGTCATGGTCCTTCGCCTAGCAACGTATCTGAGTAAAGGGCATGCTTACGGGTCATCCTGCCCACATCGATTCATCGGGAACAAGTTCCGCCAAGGAGAAGGGCTCTGTAAGTCCGATCCATCAACGTCTCAGATATACACGTTAGTCGACAGACCAAGCAGAACGGTGTGTCCTTGCACCGATATTGAAAGAATGGCTATGTAGTTTTGCAAAAGAAAAATCATTTATTAATATATTTTAGTTTGTTCTGGTTTTGGGGTGGAGATGGAATTTTTAACCTTGTTATAGTTCCAATACTATTAGTTGCTTTCCAATTACCATTATTATTCTGCTTAAAAAACGTAAGTGTGTTTATAGGATAAAGCTTATTTTGTTAAATATTATATTGTTTGTATGCCCTACTGTAACAATGCTAATAACAAATGCAATAGCTTGGATATTTGGAATAGATAATTCAGTATCATAAAGTTTTAATATACTTAATATACTTTGCTTATTAAAATAAGTAAAGAGTGATGAATAGTTTAAGGCCACCGCATCCATGCGGTTCTTGCTCCGTGGGGCACCTGACTCCGTGTAACTAGTCCATTTGCATAAAGGGCAAAGCATGGAGAAAGTTCTCTGGAGTATGAGCATGAGGTCATTCTGCCCGCATCGCTTCATCGGGTGCAAGCACCGCCAAGGGTATTTCTTATGGGGTCCGATTCAGCGACAGCCGCAAATGGCGAACGTTCTCCGAAATCGTTATTAACTATGTGCAAACTTTAAGTGATTTTTGAAATGAGTTTAGATCACATTTGTTTGGTAACTCGAAATTGAGATTATGAGGTATTGCGTTTATGGAAATTAAAATAATTTCAAATAATAAGAAACAATTTATTGATTTGTTGTTGCTAGCAGACGAGCAAGAAGATATGATTGATAAATATTTAGAGCGTGGGGATATGTTTGCTCTATATGATGATGACTTGAAAAGTATCTGTGTGGTGACTCAAGAGGATGACGAAACATATGAACTTAAGAATATAGCAACATATGAAAAATATCAAAGTAAAGGCTACGGGAAAAAATTGATTAAATATATATTAGAATATTATAAAGACAGATGTAAAACAATGCTTGTTGGAACTGGAGATTGTCCGTTTATTATTTCTTTTTATGAGAGTTGTGGATTTGTAAAGTCTCATCGAATTAAGAATTTTTTTACTGACAATTATAACTATCCAATTTATGAAGGTGAAGTACAGCTAGTTGATATGATATATCTGAGAAAAGATTTTTGAGAAACTTGGATAAACTTTGTTCGTATTATTTATATATTCTGAACTACGAAGAGGTTTGGTGTAGTACTAATTTAAGCTTAGAGTTGACGGACTTCGGAGACCAACACATTTGCATAAAGGGCAAAACATGTAGCAT belongs to Pseudobacteroides sp. and includes:
- a CDS encoding reverse transcriptase domain-containing protein; this translates as MTEDGEIEKPFNGCPQGSVISPILANIYLHYVLDLWFEKAIKPKCEAEAYYCRSADDFICGFRNKSDANSLMNILGARLQKFGLELAKEKTGMVVFSRFKKHLNTKFSFLGFDFRWVLSRKGKDYIRRETNPKRMTKSLKAFAT
- a CDS encoding GNAT family N-acetyltransferase; this encodes MQIEYLCDNKQYVDIVVKWIYNEFIDGIRSGISCEKVEESFRNRKKEFLPITVVAVENKVCIGVASLVVNDLKAKEYAPWLAGLYVDKEYRNKGIGKVLVEEIQSIASRLGYDILYLRTEHASEYYKNLGWEFVERLIDEFGLETSIFLKSL
- a CDS encoding dihydrofolate reductase family protein; this encodes MLNIVNSRRIVLDLAVTLDGFIEGPKGEVDWCIMDQDMGFTDFLDSIDTIFYGRKSYDLWGQYIPDDGACESEKEIWKLVHSKRKYVFSKTLTEIDGKAILINEHLQHEVEKIKKEPGKDIWLYGGASLVTTFINLGLIDEYRLSVHPVVLGSGKPLFSNITQRIELNLINIKRFTSGVVQLFYHPN
- a CDS encoding GNAT family N-acetyltransferase — protein: MRISIKYAEFVDLEYLLKNDKHISKEMLEKKIGEKEVITIRVDDNLVGWLRYNYFWDNTPFMNMLYFDESYRQKGLGSKVVYYWEKAMKEKGYTRVMTSTLANEQAQFFYRKQGYKDAGCLLLENEALEILFTKNI
- a CDS encoding DUF4279 domain-containing protein produces the protein MKDQTVCMTYFTIIGDINLDEVSSILGIKNTGGHSIGEKKKHGPGLYDWAAWQYGTGYIETLLADEQAEIVVAPLLSKVDELLLIKERYDCWFILMQVPKIENGNTPALGFKKDVIEFCAKTGTEIQIDLYANPYSSEFDSE
- a CDS encoding retropepsin-like aspartic protease, whose protein sequence is MNIEYRDGLLFTDIEISFKGKSKIINNVVVDTGAAQTLISQDAVDDIGIKVSGDDEVVTSYGIGEKEHAFVKTIDRVKLGEFVLDNCSLDFTSFQYDDINGLIGLDLLIEAGFIIDLKKLKKLKMYLQE
- a CDS encoding GNAT family protein; this encodes MRDINYQNYFWQNEIVRLRAVEEGDWEVHYYNRFDSESRRLLDYEVELPPTVQEAKDLICKFINFTPGTGRIMFTIETLDGVNVGGLNLNSVDERNGTFSIGMQIDQNHRGKGYGTAAMKILFKYAFHERRLNKYYGSILDGNIASGTMLKKLGCKEEGRRRQMVYSNGRYYDEILFGLTKEEFEEANK
- a CDS encoding GNAT family N-acetyltransferase encodes the protein MINKIITSRMQESDITQALKIWGEQYGRHCSSEAYPDHWKKNTREIEEFLKRKVESRTGIVAKLDNSLIGYLTYDEFPFNGEKSVFCPSIAHAAVEEYKEEAYLSLYKSISKEWVDTYIYNHMWTINYNDTKLRDILYDLGFGSYLIDAFTITDNKIYSNSPYEIRRAELQDVEILYSLVEESRQYYHSAPLFLKRDQSSKNEILEIIQKGNVFIAWEDNKAIGFINVSVSKRDNIIDLSVSNSGLIDEIGAYIQPEYRGKALGKELLKNVFDYCNKNDIKSVHVDFETGNLFANKFWRKYFNPMLISVRRTINKNIND
- a CDS encoding RNA-directed DNA polymerase; protein product: MQTSLLGIAIKAKQDKKYKFGNLYELINKQALHEAWKRINKSSAAGVDKETAREFREHIEENIEEMVEEFKSKKYKAKLVKRVWMPKGQNDKRPLGLPTLRDKIIQRAVSDILEAIFEQDFINDSYWI
- a CDS encoding GNAT family N-acetyltransferase, with translation MEIKIISNNKKQFIDLLLLADEQEDMIDKYLERGDMFALYDDDLKSICVVTQEDDETYELKNIATYEKYQSKGYGKKLIKYILEYYKDRCKTMLVGTGDCPFIISFYESCGFVKSHRIKNFFTDNYNYPIYEGEVQLVDMIYLRKDF